DNA from Chitinophaga pendula:
CCTGTCTGATGCTATGTTGAAGCTAAACGATTATATACAGAAAAATGCCAAGCATAAATATGTTATACTGTTTTTATTGTTCCTGAACTATCACGAATAGTTGTTATCTCCTGATTATCCGGCCTGTAAATGCATTTTCCCAGCCTCCCTGTAAATTCCACGTTTTAAGAAAGCCCACTAAAGTATGCGTTACCTGGGAAGTAAATTGTTGTATATACTATTAAAAAAAATGTGTTTTTTTCTGTAAAAAACAGGGAAAGCGACCCCCCCATTTGAATTATTGTGTTGTATTTAAGTTAAATCGATGATCTCGTGGATAACAGAAAGGAACATCTCAAACAGTGGTTACAGGCAGCGAACTGGACATCCGGTGACCGGGAGTGGATGCTTCAATATCTGGACGGAGAAGATCTTTCTGAGTTAGAGGAGATGGCGGCGACTGCTTACGAGGCAGATATTGCTGCGGAGGCGCGGACGTTGGACAGGGGCCACTCGGAACAAATGTTAAAGCGAATACATCAGCATATTCAGCCGACCACGGTGTCTTACATACATACGATGTGGGCACACAGGTGGAAGGTTGCTGTGGCAGCCATGTTGCTGCTGATAGCGGGAATGGGATATTATACCTGGATGCATAGTAATTCCGGCCAGGTCTTTACCGCCAAGAAAGAACGGAAGACGCTGAAGCTGACGGATGGTACGACGGTATATCTCGAGCCTGGCGCTGAACTAACCTGTGAGAAAACCTTCGGGGATAAGACAAGGACGGTGCATCTGAGCGGAGAGGCTTTTTTTGAAGTAGCGACAGATGCGGTACATCCGTTTATGATCAGTACCTCCCTTATTCATACGACTGTATTGGGTACGTCTTTTAACATTGCTTCGGATGATCATGGCGACGCTAGTGTA
Protein-coding regions in this window:
- a CDS encoding FecR family protein; the encoded protein is MDNRKEHLKQWLQAANWTSGDREWMLQYLDGEDLSELEEMAATAYEADIAAEARTLDRGHSEQMLKRIHQHIQPTTVSYIHTMWAHRWKVAVAAMLLLIAGMGYYTWMHSNSGQVFTAKKERKTLKLTDGTTVYLEPGAELTCEKTFGDKTRTVHLSGEAFFEVATDAVHPFMISTSLIHTTVLGTSFNIASDDHGDASVTVVSGKVRVVAVDGHGQGGVEIGANEGVTYNSSLRQLERDADATRDARYFAQKQAGRFVYKGASIEDVVNDLERYYNTTIRTEERIRQCAFYGDFSTSDDLEKSLTLISVALNAKFSVDSSGKGYVLSGGSCH